From Paenibacillus segetis, one genomic window encodes:
- a CDS encoding chromate transporter: MITNVNVKTNVKTNVKTPAKTNARVRLLFQLFWVFLRIGPVTFGGGYAMIPMIEREISTKRQWLGEEEMDEILSLAGSAPGGVGVNAAAFIGYRLGGVLGAISAIAGITIPTFIIVCLLSSVYAQLADEPKVAAAMKGIHGAVIALILIAAYRMAKNAIFDKTTAVTAMIVLVVLLISGMNPIYMIAIGLIIGFVFLQVKQLFGLQVKTEKEKECLDYSDEESNYPEYYI, encoded by the coding sequence ATGATAACAAATGTAAATGTAAAGACAAATGTAAAGACAAATGTAAAGACACCTGCAAAGACAAATGCAAGAGTACGTTTGTTATTCCAATTGTTTTGGGTATTTTTGCGAATCGGTCCGGTTACCTTCGGGGGTGGTTATGCCATGATCCCGATGATCGAACGGGAAATTTCGACGAAACGACAATGGCTTGGGGAAGAGGAGATGGATGAAATACTCTCTCTGGCTGGTTCCGCACCGGGTGGTGTAGGCGTGAATGCTGCCGCATTTATCGGCTACCGACTTGGAGGAGTACTTGGGGCTATTTCAGCTATAGCGGGGATTACGATCCCAACCTTTATCATTGTTTGTCTACTTAGTTCGGTTTACGCACAATTGGCCGATGAGCCAAAGGTTGCTGCCGCGATGAAGGGTATTCATGGTGCGGTCATTGCTTTAATTCTGATCGCTGCCTATCGAATGGCCAAAAATGCGATTTTCGACAAGACGACAGCTGTAACGGCGATGATCGTGCTGGTCGTTTTACTTATATCCGGTATGAATCCCATCTATATGATCGCAATCGGGTTAATTATCGGGTTTGTATTTTTACAAGTTAAACAGCTATTTGGACTTCAGGTGAAGACGGAAAAGGAGAAGGAGTGCTTGGATTATTCTGATGAAGAGTCCAACTACCCAGAGTATTACATCTAG
- a CDS encoding chromate transporter: MIWNLFITFVKIGLLSFGGGYAIIPMIQHEAMTGGWLSEMEFQEVVSIAGMSPGPVATNSATLIGYRVAGMGGAIASTLGMILPSLILIIVISIFFYRVRNSKWMKTVFYGLRPVITGLIAYAAIHFGFMGKDYSFLSWQTLGTLIIVFVALYGLVKNKLHPLTIIVASGILGVVFF, from the coding sequence GTGATTTGGAACCTATTTATCACCTTTGTTAAAATTGGACTGCTCTCCTTTGGAGGAGGGTATGCGATCATCCCGATGATTCAGCATGAAGCCATGACTGGCGGGTGGTTATCTGAAATGGAATTTCAGGAGGTCGTATCCATCGCTGGGATGTCACCTGGCCCAGTCGCGACGAACAGTGCAACCTTGATCGGATATCGTGTGGCGGGAATGGGCGGAGCCATCGCGTCGACATTAGGCATGATTCTACCTTCACTAATTCTCATTATTGTTATCTCCATTTTCTTTTATCGGGTGAGGAACAGCAAGTGGATGAAGACTGTATTCTATGGTTTACGTCCCGTGATTACGGGGCTGATTGCCTATGCTGCGATTCATTTTGGATTTATGGGCAAGGATTATTCTTTTCTTTCATGGCAAACACTCGGTACGCTCATCATTGTATTCGTTGCGCTATATGGTCTTGTCAAAAATAAACTACATCCACTTACGATAATTGTTGCCTCTGGAATTCTTGGAGTCGTATTTTTCTAA
- a CDS encoding formylglycine-generating enzyme family protein — MGDLHMTENMKACCAASRNQALGKEPILGCSVNKSVQGLSREKDLSGMVLIPGGSFLMGTDDKEGFPSDGEGPVRNVTVSSFLLDETAVTNEQFAAFIEATHYVTDADRFGWSYVFHSFIPEETSKKVTQVASQTPWWCVVEGANWRHPEGPDSHVKERLDHPVVHISWHDADAYCRWAGKRLPTEAEWEYAARGGLIQKRYPWGDELKLGGQHWCNIWQGKFPDKNHASDGYAGTAPARSYLPNGYGLYNMAGNVWEWCDDWFTQAYHLSAETINPKGPSSGTARSMRGGSYLCHKSYCNRYRVAARSKNTPDSSSGNIGFRCAADI; from the coding sequence ATGGGAGATTTGCACATGACTGAGAATATGAAGGCTTGCTGCGCAGCCAGTCGTAATCAGGCTTTGGGGAAAGAGCCCATCCTGGGTTGCAGCGTGAACAAATCTGTACAAGGATTATCCAGGGAGAAGGACCTTTCGGGCATGGTTCTTATTCCAGGAGGCAGTTTTCTTATGGGGACAGATGATAAGGAAGGGTTCCCATCCGATGGGGAAGGACCCGTTAGGAACGTGACCGTCTCATCCTTTTTGCTAGATGAAACGGCGGTTACCAATGAGCAGTTCGCTGCTTTTATAGAGGCAACCCACTACGTTACAGATGCGGATCGATTCGGCTGGTCTTACGTGTTTCACTCTTTTATTCCCGAAGAGACAAGTAAGAAGGTTACGCAAGTGGCCTCTCAAACCCCATGGTGGTGTGTGGTAGAGGGAGCAAATTGGCGTCACCCAGAAGGTCCTGATTCCCATGTGAAAGAACGTCTAGATCATCCCGTTGTCCATATATCATGGCATGATGCGGACGCTTATTGTCGCTGGGCCGGGAAGCGCCTTCCGACGGAAGCGGAATGGGAGTATGCCGCCCGTGGTGGTCTCATTCAAAAACGATATCCTTGGGGCGACGAATTAAAACTAGGAGGTCAGCATTGGTGTAACATATGGCAAGGAAAGTTTCCGGACAAAAATCATGCTAGCGACGGTTATGCAGGTACTGCCCCCGCAAGGAGTTATCTTCCGAACGGGTATGGGCTCTACAACATGGCGGGAAACGTATGGGAATGGTGTGATGATTGGTTCACCCAGGCGTATCACTTATCAGCGGAAACGATAAACCCGAAAGGACCATCAAGTGGAACGGCACGATCCATGCGCGGCGGCTCATACCTATGCCATAAATCCTATTGCAATCGTTATCGAGTAGCGGCGAGAAGCAAGAATACGCCAGACAGTTCTTCAGGTAATATTGGTTTCCGTTGTGCGGCAGATATTTAG
- a CDS encoding sulfatase family protein codes for MKSKTHIWLITTDQMRADAMGTENPTLQTPVLDKLASEGTVMANAYCASPVCTPSRASIFTGRYPHVHGAWNIGVSLDEDEVTLGDYLKQENYRTVGVGKMHFRPQCKTDFSREAEDVAIRDRGREKDNTYYGLDEHHISEDNPIGEYLVWLRERDPVIADRFELDRYRSKDAEHDVWESDMPAELHQTYWIAEKSIEAIMAHDTEQPLFLWTSFVDPHHPFDPPKAYAKLYDAVDMKVPHADPDELRLRPEHLLHQSSKGYWPGGGEPHAYAEEHLSRLIRNYYGMISFIDEQIGRIMDCWKQKGMYDNVLVVFTSDHGELLGDHGLLYKGPWFYEGLTRIPMIVCGPGIAQGQRSSALMEHVDILPTLLEAIGLTRPYGVQGLSQWEVLNGTKEFVRESAITSYDAHDRGIQAKCLRTNRYKLVVFAGEEYGELYDLLEDPDERCNLFFDHDSREVKLNLMEMLTHRLILAQDPLPERKANW; via the coding sequence ATGAAAAGTAAAACTCATATTTGGCTCATTACAACAGATCAGATGCGCGCCGATGCTATGGGTACTGAGAATCCAACTCTTCAGACTCCAGTACTCGATAAGCTGGCATCTGAAGGAACCGTAATGGCTAATGCTTATTGTGCCAGTCCTGTATGTACACCGTCCCGAGCTTCCATCTTCACAGGTCGATATCCTCATGTGCATGGTGCTTGGAATATTGGTGTATCGCTTGATGAGGATGAGGTAACGCTTGGCGATTATTTGAAGCAAGAGAACTATCGAACTGTCGGTGTTGGTAAGATGCACTTTCGTCCGCAATGTAAGACGGACTTCTCGAGGGAAGCAGAGGACGTTGCTATTCGAGATCGTGGCAGGGAAAAAGACAATACGTATTATGGCTTGGACGAACATCATATTTCCGAGGATAACCCGATAGGTGAGTATTTGGTGTGGCTTCGAGAACGTGATCCGGTGATAGCAGATCGTTTTGAACTGGATCGATACCGCTCGAAGGATGCTGAGCATGATGTATGGGAGAGCGATATGCCGGCGGAACTTCATCAGACGTACTGGATCGCAGAGAAGAGTATTGAAGCAATCATGGCGCATGATACGGAACAGCCACTATTTCTATGGACCAGCTTCGTTGATCCGCATCATCCATTTGATCCTCCTAAAGCCTATGCCAAGCTATATGATGCTGTTGATATGAAGGTCCCGCACGCTGATCCTGATGAATTGCGGCTACGTCCGGAGCATTTACTTCATCAAAGCTCCAAAGGTTATTGGCCAGGAGGCGGAGAGCCTCATGCGTATGCCGAAGAACATCTAAGCAGATTAATACGCAATTATTATGGGATGATTTCGTTTATCGATGAGCAAATTGGACGGATCATGGACTGCTGGAAGCAAAAGGGTATGTACGATAATGTTCTAGTGGTGTTTACAAGTGACCATGGGGAACTGCTTGGTGATCATGGATTGCTGTATAAAGGACCGTGGTTTTATGAGGGACTGACACGTATTCCGATGATCGTTTGTGGTCCTGGAATTGCACAGGGACAAAGAAGTAGCGCATTGATGGAGCATGTCGATATCCTACCGACACTGCTGGAGGCCATAGGCTTAACGCGGCCGTATGGTGTACAGGGTTTATCGCAGTGGGAAGTGCTCAATGGAACGAAGGAATTCGTGCGGGAGTCTGCTATCACATCGTATGATGCACATGACCGCGGGATTCAAGCGAAATGTTTGCGTACGAATCGTTACAAGCTTGTTGTGTTCGCTGGTGAGGAGTATGGAGAGCTGTATGATTTACTAGAGGACCCAGATGAGCGCTGCAATTTATTCTTTGATCATGATTCGCGCGAGGTCAAACTGAATTTGATGGAAATGCTCACACATCGGCTTATCCTGGCTCAAGATCCACTTCCGGAACGTAAAGCAAACTGGTAA
- a CDS encoding cache domain-containing sensor histidine kinase, producing the protein MKKWLGRSLKHKLSLLIIVVALVPLLFLGIFSYNLAAGLTEEKAKISGMNTLRQLEAYLDTMVMDVENMSLFLIGHNGVQEYLKTPENNFVQQTTIINFLTNLAFSKNYIANIIIEPLGDKAPISFKSLVGSDFTDITDSIPNYYDQQPNWWSSVHQQWTFDGVRKVITLARPIRSTDKFKLIGKEQINLDQAVIAKQITQAVLEKSGFVLLLDEENRILAGPSDWETNRPLSHYYPDIGSFEGGSGFLDYGEGSDKKTILYKTMDSGNWKLVGIIPSEEYRSQNRYFLTLTAVAVSVAILFVIIFVIFLIQKITNPLSALTKFLKNTSPDEPMPAIPVKSIDEVGQLIVSYNKLSSRIVKLTDEVKWNESLKKEADMQALQIQMNPHFLYNTLSSIHWLALMNHDTKIAEMVGSLSDFLRFSLNNGQEYCSIEQEIIHVKNYVSIQSIRYPDKFKFQVNVEASIQEKFTLKLLLQPLVENAMLHGLLKRPGEGSISIDAKCDDQGIHFTVTDDGIGIAPERLNWLRTQLSEHPVAHEKERPTKGGYGLRNVHNRLVLHYGKEAGLIVDSTEGEGTRIMFTIPDSEDTVG; encoded by the coding sequence ATGAAGAAATGGCTAGGAAGATCCCTAAAGCATAAATTATCGCTTTTGATCATCGTTGTTGCACTTGTTCCACTACTATTTCTCGGCATATTCTCTTATAACCTTGCGGCGGGGCTCACGGAGGAGAAGGCCAAAATATCAGGGATGAATACGCTTCGTCAGCTTGAAGCTTATTTAGATACGATGGTTATGGATGTAGAGAATATGTCCCTATTTCTCATCGGACATAATGGTGTGCAAGAATATTTGAAGACTCCTGAGAATAATTTCGTTCAGCAGACCACGATCATTAACTTTCTCACTAATTTAGCTTTTTCGAAAAATTATATAGCGAATATCATTATTGAACCATTAGGCGATAAAGCACCGATCTCGTTCAAATCCTTAGTAGGTTCCGACTTCACGGATATCACAGATTCGATTCCTAATTATTATGATCAGCAGCCTAATTGGTGGTCTTCCGTGCACCAACAATGGACCTTTGATGGGGTACGTAAGGTGATTACACTTGCCAGACCGATTCGTAGTACGGATAAATTTAAGCTGATCGGTAAGGAGCAAATCAATCTCGATCAAGCTGTGATTGCGAAGCAAATTACGCAAGCCGTGTTAGAGAAAAGTGGATTTGTTCTGCTTCTTGACGAGGAAAATCGAATTCTCGCGGGTCCCTCCGATTGGGAGACAAACCGCCCCCTCTCACATTATTATCCGGATATCGGCTCATTTGAAGGGGGAAGTGGATTTTTAGATTACGGGGAAGGGTCTGACAAAAAAACGATCCTCTATAAAACGATGGACAGCGGAAACTGGAAACTAGTCGGAATTATCCCGTCTGAAGAATATCGCTCGCAGAACCGTTATTTTCTTACTTTAACGGCTGTAGCGGTCTCGGTTGCTATTCTTTTCGTCATTATTTTTGTCATCTTTCTTATTCAAAAAATAACGAATCCCTTATCTGCGTTAACTAAGTTCCTTAAGAATACAAGTCCTGATGAGCCTATGCCTGCCATCCCTGTGAAATCTATCGATGAGGTGGGTCAACTTATTGTAAGCTACAACAAGTTAAGCTCACGGATCGTCAAACTGACCGATGAAGTGAAATGGAATGAGTCACTGAAGAAGGAAGCCGATATGCAGGCACTACAAATTCAGATGAACCCGCACTTTTTATACAATACATTATCCTCTATTCACTGGCTGGCACTGATGAACCATGATACGAAAATTGCTGAGATGGTAGGCTCGCTGAGTGATTTTCTGAGATTCAGTCTAAATAACGGCCAAGAGTATTGTTCCATTGAGCAAGAGATCATTCATGTCAAAAATTACGTTAGCATTCAGTCGATCCGGTACCCTGATAAATTTAAATTTCAGGTGAACGTGGAGGCGAGCATACAGGAGAAATTCACTTTGAAGCTTCTGTTACAGCCGTTGGTGGAAAATGCGATGTTACACGGTCTATTGAAGCGGCCAGGTGAAGGTAGTATTAGCATTGATGCAAAATGCGATGATCAAGGGATTCATTTTACCGTAACTGACGATGGTATCGGGATTGCACCTGAACGGTTGAATTGGTTACGTACGCAGTTATCAGAGCATCCGGTGGCTCATGAGAAGGAGCGCCCTACAAAAGGAGGTTATGGGCTACGCAATGTTCATAATCGACTTGTGCTGCATTATGGTAAGGAAGCCGGACTTATTGTTGACAGTACAGAGGGAGAAGGGACCCGAATTATGTTTACCATCCCTGATTCAGAGGATACAGTTGGCTGA